The proteins below are encoded in one region of Fibrella aestuarina BUZ 2:
- a CDS encoding glutamine--tRNA ligase/YqeY domain fusion protein — translation MTPAANESPAESNHAGGLNFIEQIVEEDISAGLHEGRVLTRFPPEPNGYLHLGHAKSICLNFGLAQKYGGQTNLRFDDTNPVTEDTEYVDSIKADVRWLGFDWAQELYASDYFEQLYQFAEALIQKGLAYVDDSTSAEIAALKGSPTVPGQNSPYRDRSVAENLELFRQMRAGTYPDGAKVLRAKIDMASPNMHFRDPIIYRIKHAHHHRTGDTWCIYPMYDFAHGQSDSIEKITHSICTLEFIPHRPLYDWFIEQLDIFPSKQYEFARLNLTYTVMSKRKLKKLVEGGHVSGWDDPRMPTLAGIRRRGYTPDSLREFCDRIGVAKRDNLIDVGLLEFCIREELNRTTDRVMAVVDENPIKLVLTNYPEGQEETLHIENNPEDADGGTREVPFSREVYIERDDFMENPPKKYFRLAPGQMVRLKGAYIVRCDEVVKNDAGEVTELHCTYIPESKSGQDTSGINVKGTIHWVSVAHAVPAQVRLYDRLFASENPAADEKELDSDETDAFLSLLNPNSLVTVRALVEPNLAHRAVGDRVQFMRKGYFCVDADSTDEQLVFNRIVTLKDAWAKEVKKN, via the coding sequence ATGACACCAGCAGCCAACGAATCGCCCGCCGAGAGTAATCACGCGGGCGGTCTGAATTTTATCGAACAAATCGTCGAGGAAGATATCTCGGCCGGCCTCCACGAGGGGCGCGTGCTGACCCGTTTTCCGCCCGAACCCAACGGCTACCTGCACCTCGGGCACGCCAAGTCGATCTGCCTCAACTTCGGGCTGGCGCAGAAGTACGGTGGCCAGACCAACCTGCGTTTCGACGATACGAACCCCGTCACGGAAGACACCGAATATGTGGATTCGATCAAAGCCGATGTGCGGTGGCTGGGCTTCGACTGGGCGCAGGAACTCTACGCGTCGGACTATTTCGAGCAGCTGTATCAGTTTGCCGAAGCGTTGATTCAAAAGGGCTTAGCCTACGTAGACGATTCGACCTCGGCCGAGATTGCCGCGTTGAAGGGTTCACCCACGGTGCCAGGGCAGAACAGCCCGTACCGCGACCGGTCGGTGGCCGAAAACCTCGAGCTGTTCCGGCAGATGCGGGCGGGAACGTACCCGGATGGCGCCAAAGTGTTGCGGGCCAAAATTGACATGGCCTCGCCCAACATGCACTTCCGCGACCCCATCATCTACCGCATCAAACACGCGCATCACCACCGTACGGGCGATACCTGGTGTATCTACCCGATGTATGATTTCGCGCACGGGCAGTCCGATTCGATCGAGAAAATCACACACTCGATCTGCACGCTGGAATTCATCCCGCACCGCCCGCTTTACGACTGGTTTATCGAGCAACTCGACATTTTCCCGTCGAAACAGTACGAATTTGCCCGCCTGAACCTGACCTACACGGTCATGAGCAAGCGGAAGCTGAAGAAACTGGTGGAAGGCGGCCATGTGAGCGGCTGGGACGACCCCCGGATGCCAACGCTGGCGGGGATTCGCCGACGCGGCTACACGCCCGACAGCCTGCGCGAATTTTGCGACCGCATCGGCGTGGCCAAGCGCGATAACCTCATCGACGTGGGCCTGCTGGAATTCTGCATCCGCGAGGAGCTGAACCGCACCACCGACCGGGTAATGGCCGTGGTGGACGAAAATCCCATCAAGCTGGTGCTGACCAACTACCCCGAAGGCCAGGAAGAGACGCTGCACATCGAGAACAACCCCGAAGATGCCGACGGCGGTACCCGCGAGGTGCCCTTCAGCCGGGAGGTGTACATCGAGCGCGACGACTTCATGGAGAACCCGCCGAAGAAATATTTTCGGCTGGCACCGGGGCAGATGGTCCGCCTCAAAGGCGCCTACATCGTGCGTTGCGACGAGGTGGTGAAGAACGACGCGGGCGAGGTAACTGAACTGCATTGTACCTACATTCCTGAAAGCAAAAGTGGGCAGGATACGTCGGGCATCAACGTCAAAGGCACCATCCATTGGGTATCGGTGGCCCACGCGGTGCCGGCTCAGGTACGTCTCTACGACCGCCTGTTTGCCTCGGAAAACCCTGCTGCCGACGAAAAAGAGCTGGATTCCGACGAAACCGACGCGTTTTTGTCGCTGCTGAACCCCAATTCGCTCGTGACGGTACGGGCGCTGGTAGAGCCCAATCTGGCGCATCGCGCCGTAGGCGACCGGGTGCAGTTTATGCGCAAAGGCTACTTCTGCGTCGATGCCGATTCGACCGACGAGCAACTCGTCTTCAACCGCATCGTCACGCTCAAAGACGCCTGGGCGAAGGAGGTGAAGAAAAACTAG
- a CDS encoding methylated-DNA--[protein]-cysteine S-methyltransferase, producing MNTPPYPYPQIAAAIEHLVTQQQAQPTLAELAERANLSPFHFQRLFTEWAGVSPKKFGQYLTLDYAKQQLRNGAVLSAVADEAGLSGAGRLHDPFVRIEGVTPGQFKQGGRGLLLHYGVFDSPFGPFVLGSIGGKVALLHFLTDDNVPEALLTQAWPKATLVWAPTLVRPLAEQIFPSVGAGGTSDRPRRLAVLMRGTAFQLKVWEALLSIPEGHLASYDQIAATIGQPTATRAVGTAIGANPVGYLIPCHRVIKKTGLFGGYRWGSGRKQAILGWEAARRETALLTHEPGLLTGAFD from the coding sequence ATGAACACGCCACCTTATCCATACCCGCAAATTGCCGCCGCCATCGAGCATCTGGTCACGCAGCAACAGGCACAGCCAACCCTGGCCGAACTGGCTGAGCGGGCCAACCTGAGCCCGTTTCATTTTCAGCGGCTCTTCACCGAATGGGCCGGCGTCAGTCCCAAGAAGTTTGGGCAGTACCTCACGCTCGACTACGCCAAACAGCAACTCCGCAACGGGGCCGTGCTGAGCGCCGTGGCCGACGAGGCGGGCCTGTCGGGGGCGGGGCGGCTGCACGATCCGTTTGTTCGTATCGAAGGCGTCACGCCGGGGCAATTCAAGCAGGGTGGACGGGGGCTGCTGTTGCACTACGGTGTATTTGACAGTCCGTTTGGCCCGTTCGTGCTGGGGAGCATTGGGGGCAAGGTGGCGCTGCTACATTTCCTGACCGACGATAACGTACCTGAGGCACTGCTAACCCAGGCGTGGCCCAAGGCAACGCTCGTTTGGGCGCCAACGCTCGTGCGCCCGCTAGCTGAGCAAATTTTCCCATCCGTTGGGGCCGGCGGTACATCTGACCGACCCCGCCGACTTGCCGTATTGATGCGAGGGACGGCGTTTCAACTGAAAGTGTGGGAAGCGCTGCTGAGCATTCCCGAAGGGCATCTGGCGAGCTACGACCAGATCGCAGCCACCATTGGCCAGCCAACGGCCACGCGGGCGGTGGGCACAGCCATCGGGGCCAATCCGGTTGGCTATCTGATTCCCTGCCATCGGGTGATCAAAAAAACGGGCCTCTTTGGCGGGTATCGGTGGGGCAGTGGCCGCAAGCAAGCTATCCTCGGTTGGGAGGCCGCCCGACGGGAGACGGCGCTGTTGACTCATGAACCGGGCTTACTGACTGGCGCGTTCGACTAA
- a CDS encoding spore photoproduct lyase family protein has translation MPDFKPSVVLYTADAMNEQGEAILAQYPDAEALQITQHNRLPELGMNHYKVKSDVLVLGKLKTQDCKWSGRSSDYIAPSLANGCFAGCAYCYVDRHKAVNPITLFTNTDEITATVDRHVHTLDWPKSANQTDPVYWTYDIGCNSDIAVDYSLNAGLRDVFAFYRDHPRAKATFATKFVNPDLLDFDPKRKIRIRFSLMPAHVSKLVDVRTDSIEKRLAAINAFYDAGYEVHVNFSPVIVYGGKQWRDDYRALFRQLDEALRPQVKAQLHCEVIFLTHNQFQHQANLQINPKAEELLWVPELQENKRSQFGGWNIRYDHQLKSKMIAIFEQLVRDEIPWCGIRYIF, from the coding sequence ATGCCCGATTTCAAGCCCTCTGTGGTGCTCTATACAGCCGACGCCATGAACGAGCAGGGCGAGGCCATTTTAGCCCAATACCCCGACGCTGAAGCGTTGCAGATCACGCAGCATAACCGCCTGCCCGAGTTGGGCATGAACCACTATAAAGTGAAGTCGGATGTGCTGGTGCTGGGGAAACTGAAAACGCAGGACTGCAAATGGAGCGGGCGTAGCTCCGACTACATCGCGCCCAGTCTGGCCAATGGTTGTTTTGCGGGCTGCGCTTACTGCTACGTCGACCGGCACAAGGCGGTCAATCCCATTACGCTTTTCACCAACACCGACGAGATTACGGCGACGGTCGACCGGCACGTGCATACGCTCGACTGGCCCAAATCCGCCAACCAAACCGACCCCGTTTACTGGACGTATGATATCGGCTGCAACTCCGACATTGCCGTTGATTACAGCCTGAACGCGGGGCTGCGGGACGTGTTCGCCTTTTACCGCGACCATCCGCGCGCCAAGGCGACGTTTGCCACCAAATTTGTCAATCCCGATCTGCTTGATTTCGACCCGAAGCGTAAGATCCGGATTCGGTTCAGCCTGATGCCCGCGCACGTGAGCAAGTTGGTGGATGTGCGCACCGACAGCATCGAGAAGCGGCTGGCGGCCATCAATGCCTTTTATGATGCGGGGTACGAAGTGCACGTGAATTTCTCGCCCGTGATTGTGTATGGGGGCAAGCAGTGGCGCGACGATTACCGCGCCCTGTTTCGGCAGCTCGATGAGGCGTTGCGGCCCCAGGTAAAAGCGCAGCTACACTGCGAGGTGATCTTCCTGACGCATAATCAGTTTCAGCATCAGGCCAATTTGCAGATCAACCCGAAGGCCGAAGAACTGTTGTGGGTGCCCGAGTTGCAGGAAAATAAGCGCAGCCAGTTTGGCGGCTGGAACATCCGCTACGACCATCAGCTCAAAAGCAAGATGATCGCGATTTTCGAGCAGCTGGTGCGCGACGAAATCCCCTGGTGCGGTATTCGGTATATTTTTTAA
- a CDS encoding endonuclease/exonuclease/phosphatase family protein: MPSIRHRFNAFISWLLPLASLGLLAAIGLGQWAGSYFFLFDLASQFAVQYVGVGTLLLGWSALGRQWRWVLVNGLSVGWQAALVLPWLVTSPPPLTAGQPGFRVMHANVLFTRQDIQNTFDLVAQQQADLIVLQEMTVQQIPRALAFFRATYPYTDTVRAKGPSHIMVLSRTPFRVDAAAKESHQVIHLTTRIRGRTVELMTVHPRPPIFPSWFADRNRQLAFVSARFQRTRQSALLIGDFNISPFAPLYRHWFQQPGVHACRYGFGLQPTWPRFLPVAYLPIDHAFINDRLTTRQFTVLTQRGSDHQAVRVDLQFRP; the protein is encoded by the coding sequence ATGCCCTCAATCCGTCATCGATTTAACGCGTTTATTTCCTGGCTGCTGCCGCTGGCTTCGCTCGGGTTGCTGGCTGCCATCGGGCTTGGGCAATGGGCCGGATCGTATTTCTTTCTGTTCGATCTGGCGAGTCAGTTTGCGGTGCAGTATGTAGGGGTGGGTACGTTGCTACTGGGCTGGAGCGCGCTGGGGCGGCAGTGGCGCTGGGTGCTGGTCAACGGCCTCAGCGTCGGGTGGCAGGCGGCGCTGGTGCTCCCGTGGCTAGTGACTTCACCACCCCCGCTGACGGCCGGTCAGCCCGGTTTTCGGGTGATGCACGCCAATGTGCTGTTCACGCGGCAAGACATCCAGAACACCTTTGATCTGGTCGCCCAGCAGCAGGCCGATCTGATTGTCTTGCAGGAAATGACGGTCCAGCAGATTCCGCGCGCGCTCGCCTTCTTCCGGGCAACGTACCCCTATACCGATACCGTCCGGGCAAAGGGACCGAGTCACATTATGGTGCTGAGCCGGACACCCTTCCGGGTCGACGCGGCGGCCAAGGAAAGCCATCAGGTCATTCACCTGACCACGCGCATCCGGGGGCGTACCGTCGAACTGATGACGGTGCATCCCCGCCCGCCCATTTTTCCCAGCTGGTTTGCCGATCGTAACCGGCAACTTGCCTTTGTGTCGGCGCGCTTCCAACGTACCCGGCAGTCGGCATTGCTCATCGGCGATTTTAATATCAGCCCGTTTGCGCCTTTATACCGGCACTGGTTTCAGCAACCGGGTGTGCACGCCTGCCGCTACGGATTTGGGCTGCAACCGACCTGGCCCCGCTTTCTGCCCGTAGCCTATCTGCCTATCGATCATGCGTTTATCAACGATCGGCTCACCACCCGCCAATTCACCGTACTCACGCAACGCGGCTCTGATCATCAGGCCGTACGGGTCGATCTACAGTTCCGTCCCTAA
- a CDS encoding TonB-dependent receptor plug domain-containing protein has protein sequence MKYLSLLLLLPFGANAQSDTIQLNQLTVAATRFEQPARRSPFQIQPITREQIAFRNNQNTADLLQQTGNVFVQKSQGGGGSPVLRGFEASRVLIVVDGVRMNNAIYRAGHLQNVLRIDPAILDRAEVLFGPGSTLYGSDALGGVMYFQSRNPDLSNSAKVSVRPSAYVRIGSATGERTAHADVSIGTRRLGFLTSITGASFGDVVQGNNRRADYPDFGKLTQYVEVSPSNPIGQVVTNPDPNKQVGSAYQQLDLLQKVLFQPSEGVRHILNVQYSTSSNVPRYDRLSEVASGKPRFAEWYYGPERRLLTSYRLEMTRATALFDRLNLTAAYQNIEESRNSRRLDAASLKRQVERVGVWSLNADLQKRLGDHTLQYGLELTHNDVTSTATFLDVRTSAVTPADTRYPDGGNTLSTTAFYLTDQLTLSPLVTINGGLRYTLTNLNAIFRDKTFFPFPFDEIKQSPSGLSGNLGLVLTPTERSKISLLGSTGFRAPNIDDLTKVFESRAGSLIVPNPNIRPEQTYNLELSVNQWVGNRLRLDATVFNTWFTNAIVVDAFTLNGQSTVNYGGQLSQVTAAQNKRRAMLRGYSLGALLRLTNRLSFSGTINDVAGRILAVGGFDTKELPLDHVPPTFGRLSLLYQSPRFTAEAYSLFNGWKRIADYNPEGEDNAQYATPAGMPAWMTANLRGSVRVSRFLTVQAACENLFDLNYRTFASGFSAPGRNFLLTLRAGL, from the coding sequence ATGAAATACCTCTCCCTGTTACTGTTGCTGCCCTTCGGCGCCAACGCCCAGTCCGACACCATCCAGCTCAATCAACTGACGGTGGCCGCCACCCGATTCGAGCAGCCTGCCCGCCGCTCGCCGTTTCAGATTCAGCCCATTACCCGCGAGCAGATCGCTTTCCGAAACAACCAGAACACCGCCGACCTCCTGCAACAGACCGGCAACGTATTCGTGCAGAAAAGTCAGGGGGGCGGCGGTAGCCCCGTGCTGCGCGGTTTCGAAGCCAGCCGGGTGCTGATCGTAGTCGACGGGGTGCGGATGAACAACGCCATTTACCGGGCAGGCCACCTTCAGAACGTACTGCGCATTGACCCGGCCATACTCGACCGCGCCGAAGTGCTATTCGGTCCGGGTTCTACACTCTACGGCTCCGACGCCCTCGGCGGGGTTATGTACTTTCAGAGCCGCAACCCCGATCTGTCCAACTCGGCCAAAGTGAGCGTGCGCCCGTCGGCCTACGTGCGGATCGGCTCGGCAACCGGCGAACGCACCGCCCACGCCGACGTGAGCATCGGCACGCGCCGGCTCGGTTTTCTCACCAGCATTACCGGGGCTAGTTTCGGCGACGTGGTGCAGGGCAACAACCGCCGCGCCGACTACCCCGACTTTGGTAAACTGACGCAATACGTCGAGGTGTCGCCGTCGAACCCTATCGGGCAGGTGGTAACCAACCCCGACCCCAACAAGCAGGTTGGCTCGGCCTATCAGCAACTCGATCTGTTGCAGAAAGTGCTGTTTCAGCCGTCGGAAGGCGTGCGGCACATCCTCAACGTGCAGTATTCGACCAGCAGCAACGTACCCCGCTACGACCGGCTGAGCGAAGTCGCCAGTGGTAAGCCGCGCTTTGCCGAATGGTATTACGGCCCCGAACGTCGCCTGCTGACGTCGTACCGGCTGGAAATGACCCGCGCCACGGCCCTGTTTGACCGGCTAAACCTGACGGCGGCTTACCAGAACATCGAAGAAAGCCGCAACAGCCGCCGCCTCGATGCCGCCAGCCTCAAACGGCAGGTGGAGCGGGTAGGGGTGTGGTCGCTCAACGCGGACTTGCAAAAACGGCTGGGCGACCACACGCTGCAATACGGCCTCGAGCTGACCCATAACGACGTGACGAGCACGGCTACCTTCCTGGACGTACGGACGAGCGCCGTTACGCCCGCCGACACCCGCTATCCCGACGGCGGCAATACGCTCAGCACCACGGCCTTTTACCTGACCGATCAGCTAACCCTGTCGCCACTCGTAACCATCAACGGCGGACTGCGCTACACGCTGACCAACCTGAACGCCATCTTCCGCGACAAAACGTTCTTCCCCTTTCCGTTCGACGAAATCAAGCAGTCGCCCTCGGGACTGTCGGGTAACCTGGGGCTGGTGCTGACACCCACCGAGCGCAGCAAAATCAGCCTGCTCGGCTCGACGGGCTTCCGCGCCCCCAACATCGACGACCTCACCAAGGTATTTGAATCGAGGGCCGGGTCGCTGATTGTGCCCAACCCCAACATCCGCCCCGAGCAGACCTACAACCTCGAACTGTCGGTGAACCAGTGGGTAGGCAACCGGCTCCGGCTCGACGCGACCGTCTTCAATACCTGGTTTACCAACGCCATCGTGGTCGATGCGTTTACGCTCAACGGGCAGTCGACGGTCAATTACGGCGGGCAGTTGAGTCAGGTGACGGCAGCGCAGAACAAACGCCGGGCGATGCTGCGGGGCTATAGCCTCGGGGCGTTGCTGCGCCTGACCAACCGGCTGTCGTTCAGCGGAACCATCAACGACGTGGCCGGACGAATTCTGGCGGTGGGGGGCTTCGATACCAAAGAACTTCCCCTCGACCACGTACCGCCTACCTTCGGTCGGTTGTCGCTGCTGTATCAGTCGCCGCGTTTTACGGCCGAAGCCTACAGCCTGTTCAATGGCTGGAAACGCATCGCCGACTACAACCCCGAAGGGGAAGATAATGCCCAGTATGCTACGCCCGCCGGGATGCCCGCCTGGATGACGGCCAACCTGCGCGGCAGCGTGCGCGTGAGCCGTTTCCTGACCGTTCAGGCCGCCTGCGAAAACCTGTTCGACCTCAATTACCGCACCTTCGCCAGCGGCTTTAGCGCTCCCGGCCGGAATTTCCTGCTCACCCTACGGGCGGGACTGTAA
- a CDS encoding pentapeptide repeat-containing protein: MTPNLVEGIDFSSQPLPNDEYELCTFTRCTFTGADLSKRAFYDCTFTDCTFAGAKLNRTALREVTFVGCDLTGLRFDHCDPFLLAVRFKRCTLTKASFEKLSLKETYFGQSVMQRVDFTQTDLTEAVFDECDLDGARFEYTVLERADFRTARHYALDPERNRLKKARFAWPGLVGLLVKYSIEVG; this comes from the coding sequence ATGACCCCGAATTTAGTTGAAGGTATCGATTTCTCGAGCCAGCCCCTGCCCAACGACGAATACGAGCTGTGCACGTTTACCCGCTGCACCTTCACGGGCGCCGATCTCTCGAAGCGGGCGTTCTACGACTGTACGTTTACCGACTGCACCTTCGCGGGCGCCAAACTGAACCGAACGGCCCTGCGCGAGGTGACCTTTGTGGGCTGCGACCTCACCGGCCTGCGCTTCGACCACTGCGATCCGTTTCTGCTGGCCGTTCGGTTTAAACGTTGCACCCTGACGAAGGCCAGCTTTGAAAAACTAAGCCTCAAAGAGACCTATTTCGGCCAGTCGGTAATGCAGCGCGTCGATTTTACCCAAACCGACCTGACCGAAGCCGTTTTCGATGAATGCGACCTCGACGGAGCCCGGTTTGAGTATACCGTGCTGGAACGTGCCGACTTCCGCACGGCCCGCCATTACGCCCTCGACCCCGAACGAAACCGCCTGAAAAAAGCCCGGTTTGCTTGGCCGGGCTTGGTGGGGCTGCTGGTCAAATACAGCATCGAGGTCGGGTGA
- a CDS encoding Crp/Fnr family transcriptional regulator, with protein MSNFSQFKAWLKNVSFLTESDCTLFEPFLQTKLIVNKAILLQEGQVCTELGFINKGAFRMYYLTDGKEINTQFSFENEFVVNYDSFLQQTPSRYFIQALETSEIVTFTLPTLQQAYNRSQNWERFGRLMAEHAYTLTTKRVEGFMFMDAEHRYLQMIKETPHLIERVPLYLLASYLGIERESLSRLRKKLARDRRL; from the coding sequence ATGAGCAACTTCAGCCAATTCAAAGCCTGGTTAAAAAACGTTTCGTTTCTGACCGAATCGGACTGTACGTTATTCGAGCCTTTCTTACAGACGAAATTAATCGTCAATAAGGCTATTCTCTTGCAGGAAGGCCAAGTTTGCACCGAATTAGGCTTCATTAATAAAGGGGCTTTCCGGATGTATTACCTGACCGACGGAAAGGAAATAAACACGCAGTTTAGTTTTGAAAATGAGTTTGTCGTCAATTACGACAGTTTTCTGCAACAGACGCCGAGCCGGTATTTTATTCAGGCGCTGGAAACGTCAGAAATTGTAACATTTACGTTACCAACGTTGCAGCAGGCCTACAACCGTTCGCAAAACTGGGAGCGATTTGGCCGGCTTATGGCAGAGCACGCCTATACGCTTACCACCAAACGGGTAGAGGGTTTTATGTTTATGGACGCCGAACACCGGTATCTACAAATGATTAAGGAAACGCCTCACCTTATCGAGCGGGTCCCGCTTTATCTCCTGGCGTCGTACCTGGGCATCGAGCGGGAGAGTCTGAGCCGACTCCGAAAAAAGCTAGCTAGGGACCGACGATTGTAA